Proteins from one Rosa chinensis cultivar Old Blush chromosome 7, RchiOBHm-V2, whole genome shotgun sequence genomic window:
- the LOC112176544 gene encoding calmodulin-binding transcription activator 3 isoform X4: MLDTHLQHIVLVHYRMVEGSKSGVSRLLVDPGSQVGSPQTASAPCSAQANSPAPTVQTSFASSPIKVDWNGQTLSTEFEDVDSRGDAGASSLAQPIPGSVLNNACLQLPEVGRLSESFRNPSGTWYAGPKDYQSAGSSDWAMNRSTRESSLHDQNLFVEDIKKNFFEELNGSDSITHKLTDARLDSNRKGKDVTCEDRLTNDIDVQAVTTPSQREAQVAKEFDFSLFHSQFQGHSDPHTVAFSTAQVEKSSGDGGVRRGEPVELKKLDSFGRWMDKEIGVDCDDSLMASDSGNYWNTLEAENGDREVSSLSGHMQLDVDSLGPSLSQEQLFSICDFSPDWSYSGTETKVLIVGRFLGGKKNFTETKWGCMFGEIEVPAEVLTDNVIRCQTPLHAPGCVPFYVTCRNRLACSEVREFEYREKPIGISLNSSREDELRFQIRLAKLLNLGSERKWLECSALDCDKCKLKSSIGSIRSNSGSDWMIAYGDSMACKRGQLTHIDVLIQNLLKDRLFEWLVYKVHEEGKGPHVLDNEGQGVLHLAAALGYEWAMGLIVAAGVSPNFRDARGRTGLHWASYFGREETVITLLGLGAAPGAVDDPTPAFPGGQTAADLASSRGHKGIAGYLAEADLTSHLSLLTVNEKTMDNVSATIAAEKAIKISEAITSDVTVDDENSLKGSLAAVRKSAHAAALIQATFRARSFRQRQLTQSSIDIPEASIDLVALGSLKRVQKFSHYEDYLHSAAALKIQRKYRGWKGRKEFLKIRNRIVKLQAHVRGHQVRKNYKKLVWSVGIMEKVILRWRRKRPGLRGFRVEKAIEDVSSENKRNDDYEFLSVGRKQKFAGVEKALARVQSMSRHPEAREQYMRLQSKFEKLKMADGSGAPNKIEGQ, translated from the exons ATGCTTGATAC TCATTTACAACACATTGTTCTTGTGCATTACAGAATGGTTGAG GGGAGCAAGTCTGGTGTCTCCCGTTTGCTGGTTGATCCAGGATCACAGGTTGGAAGCCCTCAAACTGCTTCAGCACCTTGCTCTGCACAAGCAAACTCACCTGCCCCTACAGTTCAAACATCTTTTGCTTCAAGTCCAATCAAAGTTGACTGGAATGGACAAACATTATCTACAGAATTTGAGGATGTGGATTCTCGGGGTGATGCTGGAGCTTCATCTCTTGCTCAACCTATACCGGGTTCTGTTTTGAACAATGCTTGTCTACAGTTACCAGAAGTTGGAA GACTTTCTGAGTCATTCAGGAATCCTTCTGGTACATGGTATGCCGGACCTAAAGATTATCAAAGTGCTGGTTCATCTGACTGGGCGATGAACAGATCAACAAGAGAGTCCAGCCTGCATGACCAAAATCTTTTTGTTGAAGacataaagaaaaatttctTTGAAGAACTTAATGGATCGGACTCCATAACTCATAAGCTAACAGACGCTAGACTGGATAGTAATAGGAAAGGCAAAGATGTAACTTGTGAAGATAGGTTGACCAATGACATAGATGTGCAGGCTGTCACAACCCCTTCCCAGAGAGAAGCACAG GTTGCAAAGGAATTTGACTTCAGTCTGTTTCATTCCCAGTTTCAGGGCCATTCTGATCCTCACACAGTAGCTTTTTCTACTGCCCAAGTTGAGAAGAGTTCTGGAGATGGTGGTGTGCGTAGAGGTGAACCAGTAGAACTGAAAAAACTAGACAGCTTTGGTAGATGGATGGATAAAGAAATTGGTGTGGATTGTGATGATTCGTTGATGGCTTCAGACTCTGGAAATTATTGGAATACACTTGAGGCTGAGAATGGTGATAGGGAAGTTTCCAGTTTATCAGGCCATATGCAGCTAGATGTTGATTCACTTGGCCCTTCTCTTTCCCAGGAACAACTATTTAGTATATGTGATTTTTCTCCAGATTGGTCTTATTCAGGAACTGAAACAAAG GTTTTAATAGTTGGAAGATTTTTAGGAGGCAAGAAGAATTTTACTGAGACCAAGTGGGGATGCATGTTTGGTGAAATAGAGGTTCCTGCTGAAGTTCTGACTGATAATGTTATTCGATGTCAAACTCCTTTACATGCTCCTGGGTGTGTTCCATTCTATGTGACTTGCAGAAATAGGTTGGCCTGCAGTGAGGTGAGGGAGTTTGAATATAGAGAAAAACCTATCGGGATATCTCTAAACAGCTCTAGAGAAGATGAGTTGCGCTTTCAGATTCGTCTTGCAAAATTGTTGAACTTGGGATCAGAGAGGAAGTGGTTGGAATGTTCTGCTTTGGATTGTGATAAATGTAAGCTCAAAAGTTCCATAGGTTCAATAAGAAGCAACAGCGGGAGTGATTGGATGATAGCTTATGGAGATTCTATGGCATGCAAACGTGGTCAGTTGACCCACATAGATGTATTGATTCAGAATTTGTTGAAGGATAGACTTTTTGAATGGCTGGTATATAAAGTTCATGAAGAAGGTAAAGGACCACATGTTTTAGATAATGAAGGCCAAGGCGTTCTACATTTGGCAGCTGCTCTTGGTTATGAATGGGCGATGGGTCTCATAGTTGCTGCTGGTGTCAGTCCTAATTTCAGAGATGCCCGTGGAAGAACGGGACTTCACTGGGCATCATATTTTGGAAG AGAGGAAACAGTGATCACATTACTTGGATTGGGTGCTGCTCCAGGTGCTGTTGATGACCCAACGCCAGCATTTCCTGGAGGACAAACAGCCGCTGATCTAGCCTCAAGTAGAGGCCACAAAGGGATTGCTGGATATTTGGCAGAAGCTGATCTAACCAGTCATCTGTCATTGTTGACCGTCAATGAGAAAACAATGGATAATGTTTCCGCAACTATTGCAGCTGAAAAGGCTATCAAGATTTCAGAAGCTATAACATCTGATGTGACAGTAGATGATGAAAATTCTCTGAAAGGTTCTCTAGCAGCAGTTAGGAAATCAGCCCATGCAGCTGCTCTGATTCAAGCAACTTTCCGTGCTCGTTCATTCCGCCAGAGACAATTAACTCAGAGCAGCATTGATATTCCTGAAGCTTCTATTGACCTAGTTGCACTTGGTTCCTTGAAGAGAGTTCAAAAGTTCAGTCACTATGAAGATTATCTCCATTCTGCAGCAGCTCTGAAGATACAAAGAAAATATCGTGGTTGGAAGGGGAGAAAGGAATTTTTGAAGATACGTAACCGTATTGTCAAACTTCAG GCTCATGTGAGGGGACATCAGGTTCGTAAGAATTACAAAAAGCTTGTTTGGTCTGTTGGTATAATGGAGAAAGTAATATTGCGTTGGAGGCGGAAACGGCCTGGTTTGCGAGGATTTCGGGTGGAAAAGGCTATTGAAGATGTATCTTCAGAGAATAAAAGAAATGATGACTATGAATTTTTGAGTGTTGGGAGGAAGCAGAAATTTGCTGGAGTTGAGAAAGCTCTTGCAAGGGTACAGTCCATGTCTCGTCACCCTGAAGCACGTGAACAGTATATGAGGTTACAGTCAAAGTTTGAGAAGCTTAAG ATGGCTGATGGGAGTGGTGCCCCAAATAAAATTGAAGGTCAATGA